Below is a genomic region from Corallococcus caeni.
TGCCCAGTCCCCTCTGGGTGGACGTGGCGCTGACGTTCTTCTGGGTGACGGCGTGCGGCTTCGCGCGCAGCTACGGCGACACGCCGGGCATCGTGGGCATGCTGCTGGCGAACCTGTTCGTGGTGTCGCTGGCCCTGCCGCAGCGCGGGCCGGAGGCGGCGCTGGTGCAGGCGGCGTACTTCGTCGCGGGCGGCCTGTGGTCCATGTTCCTGGCGCTGGTGCTGTGGCCGCTCAGGCCGTACCGCCCGGCGCGGCTGGCCATCGCGGCCTGCTACGAGGAGCTGGCGGACGTCGCGGACGCGGTGGCGGGCTGGCCCATGGAGGGGCCCTCGCGGCTGGGGACGTGGGAGGCGGTGCGGCGGGCCGCGCGCATCCGGCAGGCGCTGGAGACGGCGCGCGCGACGCTGGGCGCCACGCGCCAGGGGCGCCAGGAGGAGAGCGGCCGGGGCGAGCACCTGCTGGTGCTGCTGGAGGACGCGGACGCGCTGTCGCTCTTGCTCACGGCGATGTCGGAGGCGCTGGACGAGGCGCCGCGCCAGGGGGCGTGCCGCGCGGCCCGCATCGAGGCGCAGCACGCGTTGGGGGCGCTGGCGGTGGACCTGCGGGGCGTGGTGGGGGCGCTGGCGCGGGGCTCGGTGCCGGTGCCGACGTCGTGGGACGCGGAGCGGGTGATGCGGGTGCTCCATGCGGACGGAGGGCTGCCGGAGCCGGCGCGCTCGCAGTACTCGCACGTCGCGGGGCTGCTGGGACGGCTGCGGGAGTACAGCGCGGTGGCGCTGGACGTGGCGTCCCGGCTGGAGGGCGGCGAGCCCCTGCCGGAGCGGGACACGAAGCTGTTGGGGGTGGAGCCGGGCCGGGGGCGCGCGTGGTGGAAGGTGCTGCGCGACCACCTGACGCCGGAGTCGGTGGTCTTCCGGCACGCGCTGCGGCTGGGGCTCACCGCGACGGTGGCGACGGCGCTGGCGGAGGGGCTGGGGCTCAACCACTGGTACTGGGTGACCATCACGGTGATTGTCGTGTTGCAGCCGTACGCGGGGCTCACGACGGAGAAGGGGCTGCAGCGCGTGGCGGGGACGTTCGTGGGCAGCGTGCTGGCCATGGGGCTGGTGCACGTGCTGCCCGCGCACTGGATGATGCTCGCGGCCATCGGGGTGCTGGTCTGCGTGTCGGTGAGCGTGCGGCCGCTGAACTTCACGGTCTACCAGGTGCTGCTGGCGCCGGCGCTGGTGCTGCTCGCGGAGCTGCAGACCGGGGACTGGGGGCTCGCGGGGGTGCGCATCCTCAACACGCTGATGGGCGGCGTGCTGGCGCTGGTGGGCATCCGGCTGCTCTGGCCGAGCCCCGAGCACGCGCGCTTCGCCGAGGAGGTGGCCCGCGTGCTGAAGGCGGACCAGGACTACCTGCGCGCGGTGGCGCGGACGCCGGTGCCCACGGAGGCCGCGCTGCGGGAGGCCCGGCGCAAGGTGGGCGTGGCGCTCTTGTCCGCGGAGGCGTCGTTCCAGCGGATGCTGAGCGAGTGGAAGGGGCCGGCGAAGGAGCTGGAGCCGGGGATGGCGTTGATCACCTACGCGAGGCGCTTCACCGCGGCGGTGACGGCGCTGGCGGCGAGCCGCGCCTGGCATCCGGAGTCGGACCTGGAGCCGGTGGTGCGCTACGCGTCGGACGCGCTGGGGGAGCTGTCCGCGGCGCTGGTGGCGCGGCGCGTGCCGTCCGCACTCAAGCGCGAGGTGCCGGGACTGGAGGGCACGGACGCGCTGGCGCGCACGCAGGTGACGCGGCTGGTGCGCCAGCTGGGCGTGCTCCACCACGCCTTGGAGCGCATGCCGCCCGCGCTGCGCGCCTCGGAGGATGGCGCCACGCCTGTTCCCGCGTGACTGCCCCCTCGGAGGCGAGGCCTCGCGCGACCGCGACGAGCGCGGGTCCCAGCACCGCGATGCTTCGGTCGCACGGTAGGCCCGTGCGACCGTGACCGGTGCTGCCTGCGCGGAAGGGCACCAGCGCGTGCCCTCCGCGCCTCACGCTTCCTGGAGACTCGCTACGCCCGCTCCAGCTTGACCAGCAGCCGGCGCAGGTCTTCGTTCACGCGCACGAAGTTGGAGTTGCCCTTCTCGTCCTCCAACTGCTTCTTCATCGCGGGCAGGGACGCCTCGCGCAGTTTCTTCGCCGCGCCGGGGGCGTCCGCCAGCCAGTCCACCGCCTGGATGACCGTGGCGCGCGCCTCGGTGTCGCGCTCGGCGAGCCGGGTGGCCAGCGTCGGGCCCTGGTCCGCGGCCCCCAGCCGCCCCAGCTCCAGCGCCGCGCGCTGCAACAGCACCGCGTCCGCCTTGGGCAGCCGCTGCGACCAGCAGCCCGCGTCGCCGTTGCACGCCTGCGCCGCCTCCAGCACCGCCCCATACCCCTGCACCTGGTCCGCGCGCTTCTTGCCCAGCGCCGCCGGGTCGTTGCAGCCGTCCTCGCCCGTCTCCTTGCAGTCCGCCGCCGTGCGCGCCGGCTCCGCCGCCGCCAGCTTCGCCAGCACCGGCTGCTCGCGCGCATCCCCCAGCAGCGCGATGCCCTTCACCGCGATCTCCCGCGCGTACCAGTCCCCGGTGCCCGCCGCCTTCTCCAGCGCGGGGAGCGCGTCCCGGCTGCCCACCAGCGTCAGCGCCCGCACGTACGCATCCCGCACCGTGGGATCCTGCTCACCCACGAGCCCCGAGAGCGGCTTCACCGCCTCCGGCGCCCGCATCCGCCCGAGCGCGTCCGCCGCCTGCATCCGCACCAGCGCTTGGATCTGCGGATCCGAGTGCGTGAACGACAGCTGCTTCAAGAGCGACGGCACCGCGCGCTTCTCCCGCAGGTCGCCCAGCACCTGCGCGGCCTTCATCGGATAGCTGGCCGGGTTCACGCCCTGCGCCTTCGCCCACGTGAGCAGCTCCGCGTCCTTGCCCTCCAGCACCGGCAACAGCGCGTCCGCCGCGGGCGCGCCCAGCTGGAACAGCGCGAAGCTGCTCTCCACGTAGAACGACACGCCCCGGCGCTCCTTCGTCAGCGTGCGCATCAGCGCCGGCACCGCGCGAGGGTCTCCAATCTGCCCCAGCGCCTCGATGGCCTTCTTGTTGAGGAACGGCTCCGTGGCCTCGTCCGTGGCCAGCTGGATGAGCGGCTCCACCGCCGGCTTCGCCTTCATCGCGCCCAGCACCTGGATGGCCTCGATGCGCGTGTAGTTGTCCTTGCTGCGCAGGAGGGGCACCAGCGACGGCACCGCGCGCGCGTCTCCAATCCGCCCCAGCGCGCCCACCACCGCCTTGTTCACCTGCTGCTCGGACGTGTCCGACGCCCCGGGGTCCAGCGCCGCCGTCAGCGGCTCCAGCGACGTCGGGTGGTGCAGGTCCCCCAGCGCCCGGGCCACCGCCGCCTTCACCTCCGGCCGGCGCTCCGAGGACAGCCGCGCGTGCAGGAAGGGCAGGAACTGCTCGTTGACGTTGCCCGACGTGCGCATCGACTCAATCACTCGCACCCGGTCGTCGGGCCGCTTGGCCCCCTCCAGGCTGGACTGCCAGTACTCCGGCGTCTTGGGGTCCTCCTTCTTGCAGCCTCCGAGGGCGAGGCAGGACACCGCCAGGGACAGGGCGACGAATGAGCGGGACATGGGGCTCCTTTGCGTCCGAACGACAGGCTTTCGTCGGGTGTAGACCTGTCCTGACGAAGGACGCAAACCTCCCCCACCTCCTGGGGTACGCTGGTCAACGACATGGCCCCTGCTGAAGACAGTCGTAACGCGTCGCGTCCGACCATCATGCGCCGGACGTACCTGCTCGACCGGGAATTCCAGCTCAAATACATCCTGCTGCTCACGGGGATGGGCGCCGGGAGCATGCTGCTGTTCGGCGTGCTCGCCCACCAGGTGCAGCGCATGGCGGCCGAAGGCGGCCTGTCAGGCGAGGAGACGCTCTGGTGGCTCACCGGCGTCGCCACGGTGGGCCTGGGCATCGCGCTCGGGTTGTTCGGGCTCCTCTTCACGCACCGTGTGGCGGGCCCCGTCCACGTGATGAGCCTCTACGTCGCGGCGCTGGCGGCGGGCCGCTACCCGCGCCTGCGCCCGCTGCGGCGCAAGGACGAGCTGCGCGCCTTCTTCGCGCGCTTCAGCGAAGCGGTGGACCGCATCCGACAGCGCGAGGCGGACGAGGCGCTCGCGCTGGAGAAGGCCCTGGACGTCCTCAAGGACGTGGCCACCACGCCCGAGTCCCGCGAGGCCCTGGCCACGCTGGAGGCGCTGCGCACGCGCAAGCGCCAGGCGGTGGACCCGTCCGCGCCGCCCGCCACGTTCAAGTCCGTGGCCTGACCCCCATCCCTTTCTCCCAAGAGATTTCCCTCACATGAGCAGCCGACCCCGCATCGTCTTCATGGGCACGCCCGAGTTCGCCGTGGCCTCGCTGGAGGCCTGCTTCGACGTGGGCGACGTCGTGGCCGTCGTCACCCAGCCGGACAAGCCCAAGGGCCGGGGCAACGCCGTCACCGCGCCGCCCGTGAAGGAGCGCGCGCTTCAGAAGGGCATCCCCGTGCTCCAGCCGCAGAAGCTGCGCACGCCGCCGTTCTCCGAGGAGCTGCGCCAGTACGCCCCCGACGTCTGCGTGGTGACGGCGTACGGGAAGATCCTGCCCAAGGACCTGCTGGCGCTTCCGGTGAAGGGCTGCGTGAACGTGCACGCCTCGCTGCTGCCGCGCTTCCGGGGCGCCGCGCCCATCCAGTGGGCCATCGCGCACGGCGACAGCGAGACGGGCGTGTCCCTGATGGTGATGGACGAGGGGCTGGACACCGGCCCCGTGCTGGCGATGAAGCGGCTGCCCATCGCGCCGGACGAGACGAGCGCCACGCTGCACGCGAAGCTGTCCGCGCTGGGCGGCGACGTCCTGCGCGAGTCCCTGCCGCGCTACCTCAACGGCGAGCTGACGCCCCGGCCCCAGCCGTCGGAAGGCATGGTCCTGGCGCCCATCATCGACAAGGAGAACGGGAAGCTGGACTTCACGAAGCCGGCGGTGGAGCTGGACCGGCGCCTGCGCGCCTTCACGCCGTGGCCCGGCGCGTACACGCTGCTGGGTGGCAAGGTCTTCAAGGTGCACCGGATGCAGCCGGCGGCGGGGAAGGGTGAGCCCGGGACGGTGCTGTCCGCGGGGCCGGAGGGCATCGAGGTCGCCTGCGGCGAGGGCTCGGTTGTCTTCCTGGAGGTCCAGCCGGAGGGCAAGCGGGTGATGCGCGCGGCGGACTTCCTCTCCGGAAACAGATTGCAGCCGGGCAGTCAGCCGTTCACGTCGTGAGCGCGCCCCCGAGCGCCATGTGGAATCCTTGCGCGATGGAGTCTCACGGATGGGCATGAAGCTGCTGGTGTTGCACGGGCCGAACCTCAACCTCCTGGGGGCGCGGGAGGACGTCGCGGGGGGCCGCCTGCCGGACCTGGACGCGGCCCTGCGCGCGAAGGCGAAGGACCTGGGGCTGGAGCTGACCATCGTCCAGTCCAACCACGAAGGCGTCCTCATCGACACGCTCCACGCCGAGCGCAAGAACGTGGAGGGCATCCTCATCAACCCGGCGGGCTACTTCACGTCCTACGCGCTGAAGGAGGCGCTGGAGGCGGTGGGGCTGCCCGCCATCGAGGTGCTGCTCAAGCCGCCCGCGCGCGAGTCCGTGGTGGCCGAGGCGTGCGCCATGCAGGTGCTGGGGCTGCACGGCTTCGACCCGTACATCCAGGCCCTGGAGACCTTCGCGAGCGGCATCTTCCACCCCGCCATCCCCGGGCCGGTGAAGACGCTGGGCCGCCGCAAGAAGGGCGCCTCCGCGGAAGACGACGAGGGCTCCCGCCCCAAGCCCAAGCTGGTGGGCCGCGTGCACCCGCTCAAGAAGGCCGACCCGCCGGAGCCCACACCGCTGGCCGCGCCCGCGCGCTCGCTCCGGCGCACGGTGGAGGCCGGAGGCCCGCTGAAGACGCTGGGCCGCAAGTCCACGCCCACCGTCGTGAAGGGGGAGGGCAAGGCGGGCAAGACGCTGGGCCGCGCGGCGAAGGCCGGGGCCACGCCCGCGTCGGACCTGCTCACGCGGGCGCTGGTGCGCCAGAAGATCGCGGACCGGCTGGCCGGACGGCTCAGTGAAGCGGAGCTGGCCACCTGGGCCCGCGCGAAGTATCAGCAGGTCCAGCGTGGTGAGCCGGCGGAGAGCGGCCACCGCGAGCTGCTGGAGGACAGCCTCCAGAGCCTCACCCTGTCCCATCTGCCCGCGACGCGGCTGACGGACACGCAACTGGTGGACCTGATGACCCGGCTGGAAGAAGGATGAACGCCCGTATCCTCGCCATCAACATCCTGTCGCGCGTGCGCGCCACGGATGCCTACCTCAACGTGGTGCTGGACACGGTGCTGTCGGAGTCGCCGCCGAAGGACCCCCGCGACGCGGCGCTCGTCACCGAGCTGACCTACGGCACCACCCGCCGGCAGCTCGCGCTGGACTACGCCATCACCCGCTTCGCGGACCGCAAGCTGGACGCGCTGGAGGACAAGGTCCTGGCCGCCCTGCGCGTGGGCGCCTACCAGCTCTTCCACACCCGCGTGCCCGCGCGCGCCGCGGTGGCCGAAACCGTCCAGGCCCTCAAGGACGTGGGGCTCGGGCGCGCGGCGGGCTTCACCAACGCCATCCTGCGCAAGCTGTCGGAGCTGCCCTCGCCGCCGCTCCCCGCCCAGACGGACCCGGTGGAGTACCTGTCCGTGCGCGAGAGCCACCCGCGCTGGCTGGTGGAGCGGTGGATCCGCCAGTTCGGCCGCGAGCGCGCGGAAGGAATGCTCGTCGCCAACAACCTCCCGCCCGCCGTCGTCGTGCGCGCCAACAGCTCCAAGGTGACGCGCGACGCGCTGCTCGCGCAGCTCCGGGACGTGGGCGTGGACGCGCGCGCCACGGACGCGTCGCCCGTGGGCATCATCCTGCCGCCCGTGGGCCGCGTGGAGGACGTGTACGGCTACTCCGAGGGGCTGTGGCAGGTGCAGGACGAGGCCGCGCAGCTCGTGGGCGTCTACGGCGCCATCCCGGAGTCCGCGCGCGTGCTGGACGCGTGCGCGGCGCCGGGCGGCAAGGCCTGCCACCAGGCGGAGACGCACGACGTCGTCGCGGTGGACCTGCACGCCAACAAGCTGCGGAAGATCGAGGCGGAGGCCCAGCGGCTGGGGCTGTCCGGCCGCCTGAAGGCCTACGCGCACGACGCGTCCGAGCCGTTCCCGGAGAGCTGGGGCGAGTTCCACGCGGTGGTGGTGGATGCGCCGTGCTCTGGGCTGGGCACGCTGCGCCGGCACCCGGAGCTGCGTTATCGCCGCAAGGAGGAGGACGTGGCCCGGCTGGCCACGCTCCAGCGGCGCATCCTGGAGAACTGCCAGGAGGCGGTGCCGCCCGGGGGCCTGCTCGTCTACGCCGTCTGCACGCCGGAGCCGCAGGAGGGGCAGGACCAGGTGGACATGTTCCTGCGCAGCCACCCGGAGTGGACGGCCGAGCCGCCCGTGCTGCCCGGCCTCAAGCTGCCGCTCGCCCAGGCCTGGCTGCGCACGCTGCCCGGGCCGGAGGGCTACGACGGCTTCTTCGCGGCCCGGCTGCGCAAGCTCTACTGAGCCGTCAGTCCTCGTGCGGAATCAGGGCGGCCTGCTTGAAGGCCTCCAGCACCGCGGCGGACGCGCGGTCCAGGTACTTGCCCTTGCGGATGAGCAGGCCGATGGGGCGCGACACGGGCCCTTCGGCGAAGGGCTTCGCCACCAGCGAGCTGTTCTTGATCTCCGCGTGGGCCGTGGCGAGCGGGAGGATGGCCACGCCCAGGCCCATCTCCACCGCGCGCTTGATGGTCTCCACGTTGTCCATCTCCATCACGGGATTGATGTCGATGTTCTTCTCGCGGAACAGGCGGTCCAGCGCCTTGCGCGTGGGGGCCTCCCGGTCGAAGGCGATGAAGGGCACGCCCGACAGCGCGGTGATGCTCACCTTCGCCTTGCTGGCGAACGCGTGGTTGGGCGCGCAGACCACCGCCAGCTTGTCGTCGCGGAACGGCAGGATGTCCACGCCCGCGCGCGGCTGCGGATAGGCCACGATGCCAATCTCCGCCGCGCCCAGGATCACGTCGTCGTAGACCTGATCATTGCGCCGGTAGTTCAGGCGCATGTTGACCTTGGGGTGCGTCTTGAGCAGCTGCTTCTGCACCGCGTTCAGCTCGTGCAGACCCACCGAGTAGATGGTGGACACGGTGGTCGCGCCCTGGACCTCCGTGGCCTGCTCGCGGATCTCCTGCTCCACCTCCGCGAAGCGCGCCAGGATCTCCTTGCAGCCCCGGAACAGGCGCTCGCCCGCCGGCGTGGGCGTCACCTGCCGCGCGCTGCGCGAGAGCAGCTTCTGCTCATAGCGGTTCTCCAGCGCGCGGATCTGCTGGCTCACCGCGGACTGGGTCACGTGATTGAGCTGCGCCGCGCGCGAGAACGAGCCCGTCTCGACCACGTCACAGAACATCTTCAATGATTCGAGCTGCATGGGCCGTCTCCTACCCTCAAACCTAATGGCCGGGCCAGTGGTAATTAGTTGACCTACCCCGCGCGCGAAAATGACCTACAGGAAAAAGGCGCCCGGCTGCTTGCGCGGCGCGGCGAAATCCTTGGGCTCTCAAGCGCTGGGGTCATGAGGCTCGGAAGGGGGCTCGGAGGGTGGGCGCGGGCGGGTGAGGGCGAAGAGGGCCGCGCCCAGGGCGACGAGCGCACCGCCGGAGAGCGTCTGTAGGCGGCCCAGGTCGCGGTCCGTCTCCCGGTTGAGCTGGCATTCCTGCGCGGACAGGCCGGTGCAGTCCGCGGGGACGAACACGGCCTTCACGCCCAGGCCCAGCAGCCCCAGTCCGCCCAGCATGAGGCCCGCCACGCCCCCGAGCGCCGCGGCGCGCAGGACGGAGGCACCCCGGGGCGTGGGCAGGGAGGTCATGGACCGGGAGGCGTAGCACCGTCCCGGGCCGGAAGGGACAGGGGAGGGTGTCCCGGGCGTATGCTTCCGGACCATGCGAATCCTGTATGGGGTCGTCGGCGAAGGGATGGGCCACGCCACGCGTTCACGCGTGCTGCTGGAGGCGCTGACGAAGGAGCACGAGGTCCACATCGTGGTGTCCGGCCGGGCGCAGCACTACCTGGCCCAGCGCTTCCAGAACGTGCACGGCATCTGGGGGCTCACCATCGCCTACGAAGGCAACTCGGTGAAGAAGTGGCAGACGGTGCTGCAGAACCTGAAGGGCGCCGTGACGGGCTGGCCGCAGAACGTGCGCCAGTACTTCGACCTGGTGGAGGGCTTCAAGCCGGACGTGGTGGTGAGCGACTTCGAGACGTTCAGCTACCTGTTCGCGAAGAACCACCGGTTGCCCGTCATCAGCGTGGACAACATGCAGATCATCAACCGCTGTCAGCACGACCCGGCGCTGCTCGCGGGCCACGAGGAGAGCTTCGAGGCCTCGCGCGCCATCGTGAAGGCGAAGCTGCCCGGGGCCTTCCACTACCTCACCACGACGTTCTTCTACCCGCCGGTGCGCAAGCGCCGCACCACGCTGGCGCCGTCCATCCTGCGGCCGGAAATCCTGGCGGCGAAGCCGGAGGCCGGTGAGCACCTGCTCGTGTACCAGACGGCGACGACGAACACGCACCTGCCCGAAATCCTCAAGCAGTCCGGCGTGCCGTGCCGCGTGTATGGCCTGCGCCGCGACCTGAAGGAGGACCTGGTGGACGGCAACCTCACCTACCGGCCCTTCAGCGAGGCGGGCTTCATCGACGACCTGCGCACCGCGCGCGCGGTGGTGGCGGGCGGCGGCTTCACGCTGATGAGCGAGGCCGTCTACCTGCACAAGCCGCTGCTCAGCATCCCCGTGGGAGGCCAGTTCGAGCAGGTGCTCAACGCCCTCTATCTGGAGAAGCTGGGGTACGGGATGTATGTGAAGGAATTGGGCCTGGACGCGCTCAAGACGTTCCTGTCGCGCGTGCCCGCCTGCGCGGAGGCCCTCAAGGGCTACGAGCAGGACGGGAACGTGAAGATGCTCGGCGCGCTCAACGACCAGCTGGCGCAGGCGTACGAGCACCGCGGCCACTGGCGCATGGAGCTGGCGGAGATGGACGGCAAGGCCTGAAGCCGCCGTCCACCGGGTGTCCCTGGCAGGTCAGTGCAGGGACACCTCGTTCTCGTTGTTGCGCTCCGCCGCGCGGCGGCTCATCTCCGTGAGCCAGGAGCGGGTGAGGGGCGTCTCGCTCTGGCTGCCCTTGTAGCGCTCCGGGGTGCTGTCCTG
It encodes:
- a CDS encoding FUSC family protein, translated to MRGDGGEPVAEGWVAPRGRAARGHLPRHVAGLFRFQPGRPAVAAGLRTSLALGVPLIVSALLGRPAAAWAGMAGLFVALVDKGGPYRTRARAMGAMTVLGALVGLIIALPSPLWVDVALTFFWVTACGFARSYGDTPGIVGMLLANLFVVSLALPQRGPEAALVQAAYFVAGGLWSMFLALVLWPLRPYRPARLAIAACYEELADVADAVAGWPMEGPSRLGTWEAVRRAARIRQALETARATLGATRQGRQEESGRGEHLLVLLEDADALSLLLTAMSEALDEAPRQGACRAARIEAQHALGALAVDLRGVVGALARGSVPVPTSWDAERVMRVLHADGGLPEPARSQYSHVAGLLGRLREYSAVALDVASRLEGGEPLPERDTKLLGVEPGRGRAWWKVLRDHLTPESVVFRHALRLGLTATVATALAEGLGLNHWYWVTITVIVVLQPYAGLTTEKGLQRVAGTFVGSVLAMGLVHVLPAHWMMLAAIGVLVCVSVSVRPLNFTVYQVLLAPALVLLAELQTGDWGLAGVRILNTLMGGVLALVGIRLLWPSPEHARFAEEVARVLKADQDYLRAVARTPVPTEAALREARRKVGVALLSAEASFQRMLSEWKGPAKELEPGMALITYARRFTAAVTALAASRAWHPESDLEPVVRYASDALGELSAALVARRVPSALKREVPGLEGTDALARTQVTRLVRQLGVLHHALERMPPALRASEDGATPVPA
- a CDS encoding HEAT repeat domain-containing protein; protein product: MSRSFVALSLAVSCLALGGCKKEDPKTPEYWQSSLEGAKRPDDRVRVIESMRTSGNVNEQFLPFLHARLSSERRPEVKAAVARALGDLHHPTSLEPLTAALDPGASDTSEQQVNKAVVGALGRIGDARAVPSLVPLLRSKDNYTRIEAIQVLGAMKAKPAVEPLIQLATDEATEPFLNKKAIEALGQIGDPRAVPALMRTLTKERRGVSFYVESSFALFQLGAPAADALLPVLEGKDAELLTWAKAQGVNPASYPMKAAQVLGDLREKRAVPSLLKQLSFTHSDPQIQALVRMQAADALGRMRAPEAVKPLSGLVGEQDPTVRDAYVRALTLVGSRDALPALEKAAGTGDWYAREIAVKGIALLGDAREQPVLAKLAAAEPARTAADCKETGEDGCNDPAALGKKRADQVQGYGAVLEAAQACNGDAGCWSQRLPKADAVLLQRAALELGRLGAADQGPTLATRLAERDTEARATVIQAVDWLADAPGAAKKLREASLPAMKKQLEDEKGNSNFVRVNEDLRRLLVKLERA
- a CDS encoding signal protein; the protein is MAPAEDSRNASRPTIMRRTYLLDREFQLKYILLLTGMGAGSMLLFGVLAHQVQRMAAEGGLSGEETLWWLTGVATVGLGIALGLFGLLFTHRVAGPVHVMSLYVAALAAGRYPRLRPLRRKDELRAFFARFSEAVDRIRQREADEALALEKALDVLKDVATTPESREALATLEALRTRKRQAVDPSAPPATFKSVA
- the fmt gene encoding methionyl-tRNA formyltransferase, with product MSSRPRIVFMGTPEFAVASLEACFDVGDVVAVVTQPDKPKGRGNAVTAPPVKERALQKGIPVLQPQKLRTPPFSEELRQYAPDVCVVTAYGKILPKDLLALPVKGCVNVHASLLPRFRGAAPIQWAIAHGDSETGVSLMVMDEGLDTGPVLAMKRLPIAPDETSATLHAKLSALGGDVLRESLPRYLNGELTPRPQPSEGMVLAPIIDKENGKLDFTKPAVELDRRLRAFTPWPGAYTLLGGKVFKVHRMQPAAGKGEPGTVLSAGPEGIEVACGEGSVVFLEVQPEGKRVMRAADFLSGNRLQPGSQPFTS
- a CDS encoding type II 3-dehydroquinate dehydratase, which codes for MGMKLLVLHGPNLNLLGAREDVAGGRLPDLDAALRAKAKDLGLELTIVQSNHEGVLIDTLHAERKNVEGILINPAGYFTSYALKEALEAVGLPAIEVLLKPPARESVVAEACAMQVLGLHGFDPYIQALETFASGIFHPAIPGPVKTLGRRKKGASAEDDEGSRPKPKLVGRVHPLKKADPPEPTPLAAPARSLRRTVEAGGPLKTLGRKSTPTVVKGEGKAGKTLGRAAKAGATPASDLLTRALVRQKIADRLAGRLSEAELATWARAKYQQVQRGEPAESGHRELLEDSLQSLTLSHLPATRLTDTQLVDLMTRLEEG
- the rsmB gene encoding 16S rRNA (cytosine(967)-C(5))-methyltransferase RsmB, with the translated sequence MNARILAINILSRVRATDAYLNVVLDTVLSESPPKDPRDAALVTELTYGTTRRQLALDYAITRFADRKLDALEDKVLAALRVGAYQLFHTRVPARAAVAETVQALKDVGLGRAAGFTNAILRKLSELPSPPLPAQTDPVEYLSVRESHPRWLVERWIRQFGRERAEGMLVANNLPPAVVVRANSSKVTRDALLAQLRDVGVDARATDASPVGIILPPVGRVEDVYGYSEGLWQVQDEAAQLVGVYGAIPESARVLDACAAPGGKACHQAETHDVVAVDLHANKLRKIEAEAQRLGLSGRLKAYAHDASEPFPESWGEFHAVVVDAPCSGLGTLRRHPELRYRRKEEDVARLATLQRRILENCQEAVPPGGLLVYAVCTPEPQEGQDQVDMFLRSHPEWTAEPPVLPGLKLPLAQAWLRTLPGPEGYDGFFAARLRKLY
- a CDS encoding LysR family transcriptional regulator, translated to MQLESLKMFCDVVETGSFSRAAQLNHVTQSAVSQQIRALENRYEQKLLSRSARQVTPTPAGERLFRGCKEILARFAEVEQEIREQATEVQGATTVSTIYSVGLHELNAVQKQLLKTHPKVNMRLNYRRNDQVYDDVILGAAEIGIVAYPQPRAGVDILPFRDDKLAVVCAPNHAFASKAKVSITALSGVPFIAFDREAPTRKALDRLFREKNIDINPVMEMDNVETIKRAVEMGLGVAILPLATAHAEIKNSSLVAKPFAEGPVSRPIGLLIRKGKYLDRASAAVLEAFKQAALIPHED
- a CDS encoding MJ1255/VC2487 family glycosyltransferase; amino-acid sequence: MRILYGVVGEGMGHATRSRVLLEALTKEHEVHIVVSGRAQHYLAQRFQNVHGIWGLTIAYEGNSVKKWQTVLQNLKGAVTGWPQNVRQYFDLVEGFKPDVVVSDFETFSYLFAKNHRLPVISVDNMQIINRCQHDPALLAGHEESFEASRAIVKAKLPGAFHYLTTTFFYPPVRKRRTTLAPSILRPEILAAKPEAGEHLLVYQTATTNTHLPEILKQSGVPCRVYGLRRDLKEDLVDGNLTYRPFSEAGFIDDLRTARAVVAGGGFTLMSEAVYLHKPLLSIPVGGQFEQVLNALYLEKLGYGMYVKELGLDALKTFLSRVPACAEALKGYEQDGNVKMLGALNDQLAQAYEHRGHWRMELAEMDGKA